One region of Olleya sp. Hel_I_94 genomic DNA includes:
- a CDS encoding M28 family peptidase — protein MKKINILYIAIIGLTIVGCKTQNTSKQNEDAVNTSETVTSTASDIDYYFDTNALIENIKTLASDVYEGRRTGTKGAALAKDYIIQKFEKLGVDPLGSNFQQPFTFEAGKTYNATNILGVIKGSTHTSKYIVLSAHYDHEGVKNGQIYNGADDDASGISALFAFAEYFAKYPPKHNVILAAFDAEELGLKGAYHFVNDNVIQQKNIVLNLNMDMISRSDNNQLFAVGSRYYPQLKPVLENFSDIGKVDLLIGHEGLGDGDNWTYSSDHAAFHKAKIPFIYFGVADHKDYHKPSDDFENIDQQFFKDAVQTIITVFTAFDSLEF, from the coding sequence ATGAAAAAAATAAATATATTATACATAGCAATTATTGGTTTAACAATAGTAGGATGCAAAACACAAAACACGTCTAAACAAAACGAAGACGCTGTAAACACCTCTGAAACTGTTACAAGTACTGCGTCAGATATCGATTATTATTTTGACACCAACGCCTTAATTGAAAATATTAAAACGTTAGCATCAGATGTATATGAAGGTAGACGCACAGGTACAAAAGGTGCAGCTTTAGCCAAGGATTACATCATTCAAAAATTTGAAAAACTAGGTGTAGACCCTTTAGGAAGTAATTTCCAACAGCCTTTTACTTTTGAAGCAGGTAAAACATACAATGCTACAAATATTTTAGGAGTTATTAAAGGTTCCACACATACATCAAAGTATATTGTATTATCTGCACATTACGATCATGAAGGTGTAAAAAATGGTCAAATATATAATGGAGCAGATGATGATGCATCCGGAATTAGTGCGTTGTTCGCTTTCGCGGAATATTTTGCCAAATACCCACCAAAACACAATGTTATTTTAGCAGCTTTTGATGCTGAGGAGTTAGGTTTAAAAGGTGCTTACCACTTTGTTAACGACAATGTTATTCAGCAAAAAAATATTGTTTTAAATTTAAACATGGATATGATTAGCAGAAGTGATAACAATCAACTATTTGCTGTGGGATCAAGATATTATCCTCAATTAAAGCCAGTTTTAGAAAACTTTAGTGATATTGGTAAAGTAGATCTTTTAATTGGTCACGAAGGTTTAGGAGATGGAGATAATTGGACTTATTCTAGTGATCACGCAGCGTTTCATAAAGCTAAAATCCCGTTTATTTATTTTGGTGTTGCAGATCATAAAGACTACCATAAACCGTCAGACGATTTTGAAAATATTGATCAACAATTTTTTAAGGATGCAGTACAAACAATAATAACCGTATTTACCGCATTTGACAGTTTAGAATTTTAA
- a CDS encoding sensor histidine kinase, producing MKCLSDYLWQTLVPLIFFSFIWMLFRFLDEQKQKEDMIKQHTEMELKFLKSQINPHVLFNNLNTIYSYSIEKPTETPELILMLSDNLKHVLYDSNAQYVDLDKELQFLDNYIKFQKIRTEGVKQINYTTSITSNYLKIGPLLLITIIENAFKHSVLNSVISIEIIENNNLLKCTCINDFENKITDTTQFKIGLINLEKRLQLLYPEKHQFVIENSDKFKVVLTLHLV from the coding sequence ATGAAATGCTTAAGTGATTATTTATGGCAAACCTTGGTGCCTTTAATATTTTTCTCGTTTATATGGATGTTGTTTCGTTTTTTGGACGAACAAAAACAAAAAGAAGACATGATAAAACAACATACTGAAATGGAGTTAAAGTTTTTGAAATCGCAAATTAATCCACACGTATTGTTTAATAATTTAAATACGATTTATTCTTATTCTATTGAAAAACCTACCGAAACTCCAGAACTTATTTTGATGCTATCAGATAATTTAAAACACGTGTTGTATGATAGTAATGCGCAGTATGTTGATTTAGATAAAGAACTACAGTTTTTGGATAATTATATTAAGTTTCAAAAAATTAGAACCGAAGGTGTAAAGCAAATTAACTATACGACAAGTATCACATCTAATTATTTAAAAATAGGTCCATTATTGTTAATTACCATTATTGAAAACGCTTTTAAACATAGTGTTTTAAATAGTGTTATTTCTATTGAAATTATTGAGAATAACAACCTTTTAAAATGTACTTGTATTAACGATTTTGAAAATAAAATTACGGATACTACACAATTTAAAATAGGATTAATAAATTTAGAAAAACGGTTGCAATTATTATATCCAGAAAAGCACCAATTTGTAATAGAAAACTCTGATAAGTTTAAGGTTGTTTTAACACTACATTTAGTATGA
- a CDS encoding fumarate reductase/succinate dehydrogenase flavoprotein subunit: MALDSKIPQGPIADKWTNYKNHIDLVNPANKRNIDVIVVGTGLAGGSAAATLAELGYNVKAFCFQDSPRRAHSIAAQGGINAAKNYQGDGDSTYRLFYDTVKGGDYRSREANVYRLAEVSANIIDQCVAQGVPFAREYGGLLDNRSFGGVLVSRTFYAAGQTGQQLLLGAYSAMNRQIGRGKIKMYNRHEMLDVVKVDGRARGIITRNLITGEIERHSAHAVVLGTGGYGNVFFLSTNAMGSNVTAAWKAHKRGAYFANPCYTQIHPTCIPVSGDHQSKLTLMSESLRNDGRIWVPKHMKDVEAIKAGTLKPVQLAEEDRDYYLERRYPAFGNLVPRDVASRAAKERCDAGFGVNATGEAVFLDFASAIQRYGKEAAHVKGLDENDAALVKKLGQEVIKNKYGNLFQMYEKIVDQDPYNTPMMIYPAVHYTMGGVWVDYNLMTTVPGLYAIGEANFSDHGANRLGASALMQGLADGYFVLPYTIGDYLSDDIRTGPISTDTKEFAEAEAEVRKNIDHLINNNGTHSVDYFHKRLGKIMWNKCGMARNAEDLKSAITEISELRAEFWKDVRVPGTQNEFNEELAKAGRVADFLELGELFAKDALQREESAGGHFREEYQTAEGEAMRRKEFQYVSAWEYKGEPKDAILHKEELAYENIEVKERSYK; the protein is encoded by the coding sequence ATGGCTTTAGATTCAAAAATACCTCAAGGTCCAATTGCAGACAAATGGACTAACTATAAAAATCATATCGACTTAGTAAATCCAGCAAACAAGCGTAACATAGATGTTATTGTTGTTGGTACAGGATTAGCTGGTGGATCTGCTGCTGCTACTTTAGCAGAACTAGGATATAACGTAAAAGCATTTTGCTTTCAGGATTCTCCTAGACGTGCACATTCAATTGCAGCACAAGGAGGAATTAATGCAGCAAAAAATTACCAAGGTGATGGTGACTCAACTTATAGATTGTTTTACGATACTGTAAAAGGTGGAGATTACCGTTCTAGAGAAGCTAACGTGTATCGTTTAGCAGAGGTTTCAGCAAATATTATCGACCAATGTGTTGCTCAAGGGGTTCCTTTTGCACGTGAGTATGGTGGATTATTAGATAACCGTTCGTTTGGTGGTGTATTAGTCTCACGTACTTTTTACGCAGCTGGACAAACAGGTCAACAATTATTATTAGGAGCGTATTCTGCTATGAACCGTCAGATTGGTCGTGGTAAAATCAAAATGTACAACCGTCATGAAATGTTAGACGTTGTTAAGGTTGATGGTAGAGCTCGTGGAATTATAACACGTAACTTAATTACTGGAGAAATTGAAAGACATTCAGCACACGCTGTGGTTCTTGGAACAGGTGGTTATGGTAATGTTTTCTTCTTATCTACTAACGCGATGGGAAGTAATGTAACAGCAGCATGGAAAGCACACAAACGTGGGGCTTACTTTGCAAACCCTTGTTACACACAAATTCACCCAACATGTATCCCGGTTTCTGGAGATCATCAGTCTAAACTAACGTTAATGTCTGAGTCTTTACGTAATGATGGACGTATTTGGGTGCCAAAACACATGAAAGATGTTGAGGCTATTAAAGCAGGTACATTAAAGCCTGTACAATTAGCTGAAGAAGATAGAGATTACTATCTAGAGCGTCGTTATCCTGCATTCGGAAACTTAGTGCCTCGTGATGTTGCCTCTCGTGCAGCAAAAGAGCGTTGTGATGCTGGTTTTGGTGTAAATGCAACTGGTGAAGCTGTATTCTTAGATTTTGCTTCGGCAATTCAACGTTACGGTAAAGAAGCTGCTCACGTTAAAGGTTTAGACGAAAATGATGCTGCGCTTGTTAAAAAATTAGGACAAGAAGTAATCAAAAATAAATACGGAAACTTATTCCAAATGTATGAGAAGATCGTAGATCAAGATCCATACAATACACCAATGATGATTTATCCAGCAGTACACTATACAATGGGTGGTGTTTGGGTTGATTATAACTTAATGACAACTGTTCCTGGATTATATGCAATTGGAGAAGCAAACTTCTCTGATCATGGTGCTAACCGTTTAGGTGCATCTGCGTTAATGCAAGGTCTTGCAGATGGATATTTTGTATTACCTTATACTATTGGAGATTATTTATCGGATGATATTAGAACAGGTCCAATATCTACAGATACTAAAGAGTTTGCTGAAGCTGAAGCTGAAGTAAGAAAAAACATTGACCATTTAATAAACAATAATGGTACACACTCTGTTGATTATTTCCATAAGCGTTTAGGTAAAATCATGTGGAATAAATGTGGAATGGCAAGAAACGCAGAAGATTTAAAATCTGCAATTACTGAAATTTCTGAACTTAGAGCAGAATTCTGGAAAGACGTTCGTGTGCCAGGAACACAAAATGAGTTTAACGAAGAGCTTGCTAAAGCAGGTCGTGTAGCAGATTTCTTAGAATTAGGAGAGCTATTTGCAAAAGATGCTTTACAACGTGAAGAGTCTGCAGGTGGTCACTTTAGAGAAGAGTACCAAACAGCAGAAGGTGAAGCGATGCGTCGTAAAGAGTTTCAATACGTATCAGCTTGGGAATACAAAGGAGAACCAAAAGATGCTATACTTCATAAAGAAGAATTAGCATACGAGAATATTGAAGTAAAAGAAAGAAGTTATAAATAA
- a CDS encoding succinate dehydrogenase cytochrome b subunit: MSGILNSSIGRKFAMALSALFLMIFILQHFAINILSVFSPDAFNEASHFMGTFWAVQYLLQPVLILGVIFHFVMGFVLEIRNNKARAISYAKNNGAANSSWMSRNMIWSGGFILVFLIIHFIDFWIPEINTKYIVGDMSGTLPSGEFRYHEELVHKFKDLWRVALYCVGFVFLSLHLLHGFNSAFQSIGANNKYTKGLKGFSKIYAIGVPVGFIFIAVYHFLNH, translated from the coding sequence ATGAGCGGAATTTTAAATTCTTCAATAGGGAGAAAGTTTGCTATGGCACTTTCAGCACTCTTTCTAATGATTTTTATTTTACAACATTTTGCAATTAATATTCTTTCTGTATTTAGTCCAGATGCTTTTAATGAAGCGTCTCACTTTATGGGAACGTTTTGGGCAGTACAATATTTACTGCAGCCAGTATTAATTCTTGGTGTAATATTCCATTTTGTAATGGGATTTGTTTTAGAAATCAGAAACAACAAAGCAAGAGCAATTAGCTATGCTAAAAACAATGGAGCTGCAAATTCTTCTTGGATGAGCAGAAACATGATTTGGAGTGGAGGTTTTATACTTGTATTCTTAATTATCCACTTCATCGATTTCTGGATTCCAGAAATTAACACCAAATATATTGTTGGTGACATGTCTGGTACACTACCAAGTGGCGAGTTTAGATACCACGAAGAGTTAGTACACAAGTTTAAAGATTTATGGCGTGTAGCGCTATACTGTGTAGGGTTTGTATTTTTATCATTACACCTTTTACACGGTTTTAATTCTGCTTTCCAGTCAATCGGAGCAAATAACAAATACACAAAGGGATTAAAAGGATTTAGTAAAATTTATGCAATTGGTGTGCCAGTAGGTTTCATCTTCATTGCTGTTTACCACTTTTTAAACCACTAA
- a CDS encoding succinate dehydrogenase/fumarate reductase iron-sulfur subunit codes for MNLTLKIWRQANANDKGKMVDYPISNISPDMSFLEMLDVLNNELIEKGEAPVSFDHDCREGICGSCSLYINGEAHGPDRLITTCQLHMRTFKDGETITIEPWRASAFPVIKDLVVDRTAFDRIQHAGGFISVNTSGNTIDANAIPVNKQDADDAFSAATCIGCGACVASCKNSSAMLFVGAKVSQFALLPQGKVEATERVLNMVKQMDEEGFGNCTNTGACEVECPKGISLENIARMNREYLSAALKG; via the coding sequence ATGAATTTAACGTTAAAAATTTGGCGTCAAGCAAACGCTAACGATAAGGGGAAAATGGTTGATTACCCAATCAGCAATATATCTCCAGATATGTCTTTTCTAGAAATGTTAGACGTTTTAAATAACGAGTTAATAGAAAAAGGAGAGGCTCCTGTATCTTTTGATCACGATTGTCGTGAAGGGATTTGCGGTTCATGCTCATTATATATTAATGGTGAAGCACATGGTCCTGACCGTTTAATCACAACGTGTCAGTTACATATGCGTACGTTTAAAGATGGTGAGACTATTACTATTGAACCATGGAGAGCTAGTGCTTTTCCTGTAATTAAAGATTTAGTAGTAGACAGAACAGCATTTGACCGTATACAACATGCAGGTGGATTTATTTCGGTAAACACATCTGGAAACACGATCGATGCTAACGCGATACCAGTTAACAAACAAGATGCAGATGACGCTTTTTCAGCAGCAACTTGTATTGGTTGTGGTGCCTGTGTAGCGTCTTGTAAAAACTCTTCTGCAATGTTATTTGTTGGTGCTAAAGTATCACAATTTGCATTATTACCTCAAGGTAAAGTTGAGGCTACAGAGCGTGTTTTAAACATGGTTAAACAAATGGATGAAGAAGGTTTTGGTAACTGTACTAACACTGGAGCATGTGAGGTAGAATGTCCTAAAGGAATTTCTTTAGAGAATATTGCACGTATGAATCGTGAGTACTTATCTGCTGCCTTAAAAGGATAA
- a CDS encoding LytR/AlgR family response regulator transcription factor, whose amino-acid sequence MTCIIIEDELPAQNLLKNYLSKIPELQLLATFQVAMDANNYFKTNIVDLVFLDVNLPDISGLDFIKTVKNPPAIIMTTAYPEYAVSSFELDTIVDYLVKPFGFDRFLKAVNKAEDRFLKQDVVNPTTEDSIFLNVDKTLHKIILKDILFLESDRNYITITTITQKLSFIDSLKNWIEKLPSTQFVQIHKSFIINTKSVTKISGNEIFITTHRLPIGRTYKGELLKKLRIL is encoded by the coding sequence ATGACTTGTATAATTATAGAAGACGAATTGCCTGCTCAAAATTTACTTAAAAATTATTTAAGTAAAATTCCTGAGTTACAATTGCTAGCTACTTTTCAGGTAGCAATGGATGCCAATAATTACTTTAAAACTAACATTGTAGATTTGGTGTTTTTAGATGTTAATTTACCTGACATTTCAGGGTTAGATTTTATAAAAACGGTAAAAAATCCACCAGCAATTATTATGACTACTGCTTATCCAGAATATGCGGTTAGCAGTTTTGAGTTGGATACCATAGTGGATTATTTGGTCAAACCCTTTGGTTTTGATCGATTTTTAAAGGCTGTAAATAAGGCTGAAGACCGATTTTTAAAACAAGATGTTGTTAATCCAACTACTGAAGATTCTATTTTTTTAAATGTGGATAAAACACTTCATAAAATAATTTTAAAAGATATTTTATTTTTAGAATCTGATAGAAACTATATTACTATTACCACTATAACACAAAAACTATCCTTTATAGATTCACTTAAAAACTGGATCGAAAAACTACCTAGTACTCAGTTTGTACAAATCCATAAATCATTTATTATAAACACTAAAAGTGTGACTAAAATCTCAGGGAATGAAATCTTTATAACAACCCACAGATTACCTATTGGAAGAACTTATAAAGGTGAGTTACTTAAAAAGTTAAGAATACTTTAA
- a CDS encoding MutS-related protein, translating to MANHLEYYKSNIDNYTKDVSKLYKQLTTLSIARLLVFIATGVSVYFAFGNWQILIGIVVIGVIGFIYLLNKYTDLKHTYELKKVLVTINTEELQFAKGDFFDKSEGLQFQDANHNYALDIDLFGRGSFFQFINRTTNSEGSKTLANCLKANNTDAIVSRQDAIKDLANKSDWRQVFQANASLIKVDTKASTILSFLKTHKSFIPKYFKVVPLIISALSLIIIGLAVAQIIPAAIIGYWLFVGLFITGRYVKKTNVLSANTDRMRDTFRQYASLLSAIENESFTSNLLLAKQAKIKLEDKKASQILHELSKAMDALDNRNNLISAIFGNGYFLTDLKNAYRIEQWLENYKDKVEDWFEVVAFFDAYNSLGNYAFNHQQYIYPQIVEKQSDTKVTQLGHPLLKTEKRVDNDFEIKNQQFFIITGANMAGKSTFLRTVSLHIVMANVGLPVCAASSVYSPVKLITSMRTSDSLTDDSSYFFSELTRLKYIVDAIKQDNYFIILDEILKGTNSTDKAIGSRKFVEKLVASHATGIIATHDLSLCEIEKHLKEVKNYYFDAQIINDELYFDYTFKKGICQNMNASFLLKKMEIV from the coding sequence ATGGCAAACCATTTGGAGTATTATAAAAGCAATATAGATAACTATACTAAGGATGTATCAAAGCTTTACAAGCAACTTACAACATTAAGTATAGCAAGACTTTTAGTGTTTATAGCAACAGGAGTTAGTGTTTACTTTGCTTTTGGAAACTGGCAAATTTTGATTGGGATTGTTGTTATAGGTGTTATTGGTTTTATTTATTTGTTAAATAAGTACACCGATTTAAAACATACATACGAACTAAAAAAAGTTCTAGTCACTATTAATACTGAAGAATTACAGTTTGCAAAAGGTGATTTTTTTGATAAAAGTGAAGGTTTACAATTTCAGGATGCTAATCATAATTATGCTTTAGATATTGATTTATTTGGTAGAGGAAGCTTTTTTCAATTTATAAATAGAACAACCAATAGTGAAGGGTCTAAAACTTTAGCAAATTGCTTAAAAGCAAATAATACAGACGCTATTGTATCAAGGCAGGATGCTATTAAGGACTTAGCTAATAAGTCTGATTGGAGACAAGTATTTCAGGCTAATGCTAGCTTAATTAAAGTTGATACTAAAGCTAGTACTATTTTAAGTTTTTTAAAAACGCATAAGTCGTTTATACCAAAATATTTTAAGGTGGTTCCGTTAATTATTAGCGCACTTTCACTAATAATAATCGGTTTAGCTGTAGCACAAATTATTCCTGCTGCAATAATAGGATATTGGTTATTTGTTGGCTTATTTATTACTGGTCGCTATGTTAAAAAAACAAACGTCTTATCCGCAAATACGGATAGGATGCGAGACACGTTTAGACAATATGCATCACTATTAAGTGCTATTGAAAACGAATCGTTTACCTCTAATTTATTATTAGCAAAACAAGCTAAAATTAAATTAGAAGACAAAAAAGCATCCCAAATATTACATGAATTGTCTAAAGCAATGGACGCTTTGGATAATAGAAACAACTTGATTTCGGCAATTTTTGGTAATGGTTATTTTTTAACAGATTTAAAAAACGCCTATCGTATTGAACAATGGTTGGAAAATTACAAAGACAAAGTTGAAGATTGGTTTGAGGTTGTTGCGTTTTTTGATGCTTATAACAGTTTAGGAAACTATGCTTTTAATCATCAACAGTACATCTATCCTCAAATTGTGGAAAAACAAAGTGACACAAAAGTAACGCAACTAGGACATCCTTTATTAAAAACAGAAAAAAGAGTTGATAATGATTTTGAAATAAAAAATCAGCAGTTTTTTATTATTACAGGCGCAAATATGGCAGGTAAAAGTACATTTTTACGTACAGTATCTTTACATATTGTTATGGCTAATGTTGGTTTACCGGTTTGTGCAGCATCATCAGTTTACAGTCCTGTTAAGTTAATTACAAGTATGCGTACAAGCGATAGTTTAACAGATGATAGTAGTTACTTTTTTTCAGAATTAACACGTTTAAAGTATATTGTAGATGCTATTAAGCAGGATAATTACTTTATAATTTTAGACGAAATCCTTAAAGGAACAAATAGCACAGATAAAGCTATTGGGTCACGTAAATTTGTCGAAAAACTAGTAGCAAGTCATGCAACTGGCATTATTGCTACGCATGATTTAAGCTTATGCGAAATAGAAAAGCATTTAAAAGAAGTAAAAAACTACTACTTTGATGCGCAAATTATTAATGACGAATTGTATTTTGATTACACCTTTAAAAAAGGAATTTGTCAAAATATGAATGCTAGTTTTCTGCTTAAAAAAATGGAGATTGTTTAA
- a CDS encoding S46 family peptidase — translation MKFLKFLLLFITIQVSAQQGGMWIPSLLEGMNETEMTNLGSKLTAKDIYDVNNSSLKDAIGHFNGGCTSEVISDKGLILTNHHCGFGQIQSHSSLENDYLKDGFWAMSLDEELPNEGLYIEFIVRIEDVTSQVLAGITDSMTEKEKQSLIDRNSNTYQKTVTKEAWQDTKVKSFYEGNQYFLFVTERFEDIRLVGAPPTSIGKFGSDTDNWVFPRHTGDFSMFRIYADANNRPAKYSKDNKPYKPKHFLPVSLDGVEEGDFTMVFGFPGTTSEYLPAVAIQHITEEFNPTNIAIREAALKVIDAKMKESDAVRIKYASKQARIANAWKKWIGENLGIQKSDAVAKRRAFEATFTKALKEKNLEDKYGNILPEFDNLYKDFGPINIKRRNFVEVFLVTNELMQMTFRVYQMEEAIKADPENFEKAKARLIGTLQGIHKNYDADVDKGVFKNVMPFYNKNVDASIYDKTAFTNLNQALKLLEGSAKEVLKKLNKDAAYQYAKPMITEFYNTIDKAYQEKNQPITALQTKYMTALMEALPNARYFPDANSTLRVTYGQVRGYSPRDAVYYNPVSYLDGVVEKYVPGDYEFDVPEKLLELHKNKDYGQYADSNGKVPVCFLGTNHTTGGNSGSPAIDAYGNLVGLNFDRVWEGTMSDMNYDPEICRNIMVDLRYVLFIVDKYAGATHLIDEMKLVHPKKK, via the coding sequence ATGAAATTTTTAAAATTCCTTTTACTGTTTATTACCATCCAAGTGTCCGCACAACAAGGTGGTATGTGGATTCCTTCGTTATTAGAAGGTATGAATGAGACCGAAATGACCAATCTTGGTAGTAAACTTACTGCTAAAGATATTTACGACGTAAACAACTCTAGCTTAAAAGATGCCATAGGACATTTTAATGGTGGTTGTACCAGCGAAGTTATTAGCGACAAAGGTTTAATTTTAACCAACCATCACTGTGGTTTTGGTCAAATACAATCACATTCGTCTTTGGAAAACGATTATTTAAAAGATGGTTTTTGGGCAATGTCTTTGGACGAAGAATTGCCAAATGAAGGTTTATACATCGAGTTTATTGTTAGAATTGAAGATGTTACATCACAAGTTCTGGCTGGAATTACAGACAGTATGACTGAAAAAGAAAAACAATCATTAATAGATAGAAATAGTAATACTTACCAAAAAACGGTTACTAAAGAAGCTTGGCAAGACACTAAAGTAAAATCATTTTACGAAGGAAACCAATACTTCCTGTTTGTTACAGAGCGTTTTGAAGACATCAGATTAGTTGGTGCTCCTCCAACAAGCATTGGTAAATTTGGAAGCGATACAGACAATTGGGTTTTTCCTAGACATACAGGAGATTTTTCAATGTTTAGGATTTATGCAGACGCTAACAACAGACCTGCAAAATACAGTAAAGACAACAAACCATATAAGCCAAAGCATTTTTTACCTGTCTCTTTAGATGGCGTTGAAGAAGGTGACTTTACAATGGTATTTGGTTTTCCTGGTACAACTAGCGAGTATCTTCCTGCTGTAGCAATACAACACATTACAGAAGAATTTAACCCTACAAATATTGCTATTCGTGAAGCTGCTTTAAAAGTCATTGACGCTAAAATGAAAGAAAGCGATGCTGTACGTATTAAATACGCATCTAAACAAGCACGTATTGCAAACGCATGGAAAAAATGGATTGGAGAAAATTTAGGAATCCAAAAAAGTGATGCTGTTGCAAAAAGACGTGCTTTTGAAGCTACTTTTACTAAAGCTTTAAAAGAAAAAAATCTAGAAGATAAATATGGAAACATCCTTCCTGAGTTTGATAACCTTTACAAAGATTTTGGTCCAATTAATATTAAACGCAGAAATTTTGTTGAAGTCTTTTTGGTTACCAACGAGTTAATGCAAATGACCTTTAGAGTTTATCAAATGGAAGAAGCTATAAAAGCTGACCCAGAGAATTTTGAAAAAGCAAAAGCGCGTCTTATTGGTACTTTACAAGGTATTCATAAAAATTATGATGCAGATGTAGACAAAGGTGTCTTTAAAAATGTAATGCCTTTTTACAATAAAAATGTTGATGCTTCAATTTATGATAAAACAGCCTTTACTAATTTAAACCAAGCTTTAAAGCTATTAGAAGGTAGCGCTAAAGAGGTGTTAAAAAAATTGAATAAAGATGCTGCTTATCAATACGCAAAACCAATGATTACTGAGTTTTACAATACTATTGACAAAGCCTACCAAGAAAAAAACCAACCTATAACCGCTTTACAAACTAAGTACATGACAGCTTTAATGGAAGCTTTACCAAATGCACGCTACTTTCCGGATGCCAATAGTACTTTACGTGTTACTTATGGTCAGGTTAGAGGATATTCTCCAAGAGATGCTGTGTATTATAATCCAGTAAGTTACCTAGATGGTGTTGTAGAAAAATATGTACCAGGTGATTACGAGTTTGATGTACCAGAAAAATTATTAGAGCTACATAAAAACAAAGATTACGGTCAATATGCAGATAGTAACGGAAAAGTACCAGTTTGCTTTTTAGGAACTAACCACACTACAGGAGGAAACTCTGGTAGTCCAGCAATTGATGCTTACGGAAACCTAGTAGGTCTTAACTTTGATCGTGTTTGGGAAGGTACAATGAGTGATATGAATTATGATCCTGAAATCTGCCGAAACATTATGGTTGACTTACGCTACGTCCTTTTTATAGTAGACAAATATGCTGGAGCAACACATTTAATTGACGAAATGAAATTAGTACATCCTAAGAAAAAATAG
- a CDS encoding thioredoxin domain-containing protein, which yields MKSLVTLFIFIISYATAYAQTLNQEVIDPDGKPKLLGVINKEGLQKDTYKAWFDTNHDHYIVNDKLVETFSESLKDYTIKVFLGTWCGDSKKEVPRFYKVLETANYNLDNLEVVALDNQKEHYKQGPNGEEKGYDIHRVPTFIFYKDGKEINRIVEHPIETLERDIEKIVTNQSYSFNYIAADYIQYLLSTKTIEQLNTEQTKLVAQLSEFVKGSRELNTLGYVYLRAKAFDKALYTFKLNTLIFPYKPNVYDSLGEAFFITNNYTEALINYNKVLALQPEDKNALEMIQKINQANKQ from the coding sequence ATGAAATCATTAGTTACTCTTTTTATTTTTATTATTAGTTATGCAACTGCATATGCACAAACCCTAAACCAAGAGGTTATTGATCCTGACGGAAAACCCAAATTATTAGGTGTAATTAACAAAGAAGGACTCCAAAAAGACACTTACAAAGCGTGGTTTGATACAAATCATGACCATTATATTGTTAATGATAAATTGGTAGAAACTTTCTCTGAATCGTTAAAAGATTATACTATCAAAGTATTTTTAGGTACGTGGTGTGGTGATAGCAAAAAAGAAGTTCCGCGTTTCTATAAAGTATTAGAAACAGCAAATTATAATCTAGATAATCTAGAAGTTGTCGCTTTAGACAATCAAAAAGAGCACTACAAACAAGGACCAAATGGAGAAGAAAAAGGATATGACATCCATCGTGTGCCTACTTTTATTTTTTATAAAGATGGTAAAGAAATTAACCGCATTGTAGAGCATCCAATTGAAACCCTAGAACGTGATATTGAAAAAATTGTAACTAACCAATCTTATAGTTTTAATTACATTGCTGCAGATTATATCCAATATTTACTATCTACTAAAACAATAGAGCAACTAAATACAGAGCAAACAAAATTAGTCGCTCAACTATCAGAGTTTGTTAAAGGTAGTCGTGAGTTAAATACTTTAGGCTACGTGTATTTGCGTGCAAAAGCATTTGATAAAGCGTTATATACTTTTAAATTAAATACTTTAATTTTTCCGTATAAACCAAACGTGTATGATAGTTTAGGCGAAGCTTTTTTTATTACTAATAATTATACTGAAGCCTTAATTAATTACAACAAAGTATTAGCGTTGCAGCCAGAGGATAAAAATGCTTTGGAAATGATTCAAAAAATCAATCAAGCAAACAAGCAATAA